A section of the Streptomyces xinghaiensis S187 genome encodes:
- the lysS gene encoding lysine--tRNA ligase: protein MPIVAQSTETDWVSRFADEVIAEAERRAPGKPIVCASGLSPSGPIHLGNLREVMTPHLVADEIKRRGHDCVHILSWDDYDRFRKVPAGIDPSWSEHIGKPLTSVPAPPGSEYANWAEHFKAPMVAALEQLGIEVHPISQTLQYTSGAYRDQILFAMRERARIDAVLDRYRTKEKSGAGKPGAQKAGAGGQQKGKKLDEAEAAAAEAAAEGSGAAAEDDGSGAGAGYFPYKPYCSVCGTDFTTVTGYDDETTELTYVCRCGHSETVLLSEYNRGKLVWKVDWPMRWAYEGVVFEPSGVDHSSPGSSYVVGGQLVKEIFEGEQPIGPMYAFVGISGMAKMSSSKGGVPTPEDALQIMEAPLLRWLYARRKPNQSFKIAFDQEIQRLYDEWDALERRIADGSAQPADAAAYRRATRTAVGELPRTPRPLPYRTLASVVDVTTGHGEQTLRILRDLDPENPINSLDEARPRLDRAENWIRTQVPAEQRTRVREEPDTGLLASLGETERESLRLLLDGLDEHWSLDGLTALVYGVPKLQAGLPADAKPTPELKAAQRSFFALLYKLLVGRDTGPRLPTLLLAVGADRVRKLLAARV from the coding sequence GTGCCGATCGTGGCTCAGAGCACTGAGACCGACTGGGTCTCCCGTTTCGCGGACGAGGTCATCGCCGAGGCGGAGCGCCGTGCCCCCGGCAAACCGATCGTCTGCGCCTCGGGGCTGAGCCCGTCCGGTCCGATCCACCTCGGCAATCTGCGCGAGGTGATGACCCCCCACCTCGTCGCGGACGAGATCAAGCGGCGCGGGCACGACTGCGTCCACATCCTCTCCTGGGACGACTACGACCGCTTCCGCAAGGTGCCGGCCGGGATCGACCCGTCCTGGTCGGAGCACATCGGCAAGCCGCTGACCAGCGTGCCCGCGCCGCCCGGCAGCGAGTACGCCAACTGGGCCGAGCACTTCAAGGCGCCGATGGTGGCGGCGCTGGAGCAGCTCGGCATCGAGGTGCACCCGATCAGCCAGACGCTGCAGTACACCTCCGGCGCGTACCGCGACCAGATCCTGTTCGCCATGCGCGAGCGTGCGCGGATCGACGCCGTCCTGGACCGCTACCGCACCAAGGAGAAGAGCGGGGCCGGGAAGCCGGGGGCGCAGAAGGCGGGAGCGGGCGGGCAGCAGAAGGGCAAGAAGCTCGACGAGGCCGAGGCCGCCGCGGCGGAGGCCGCCGCCGAGGGCTCGGGCGCGGCGGCCGAGGACGACGGCTCGGGCGCCGGTGCGGGCTACTTCCCGTACAAGCCGTACTGCTCGGTCTGCGGGACGGACTTCACGACCGTCACCGGGTACGACGACGAGACCACCGAGCTGACGTACGTCTGCCGGTGCGGGCACTCCGAGACGGTGCTGCTCTCCGAGTACAACCGCGGCAAGCTGGTGTGGAAGGTCGACTGGCCGATGCGCTGGGCCTACGAGGGCGTGGTGTTCGAGCCGTCCGGGGTGGACCACTCCTCGCCCGGCTCGTCGTACGTCGTCGGCGGGCAGCTGGTGAAGGAGATCTTCGAAGGCGAGCAGCCGATCGGGCCGATGTACGCCTTCGTCGGCATCAGCGGCATGGCCAAGATGTCGAGTTCGAAGGGCGGTGTGCCGACGCCCGAGGACGCCCTGCAGATCATGGAGGCGCCGCTGCTGCGCTGGCTGTACGCGCGGCGGAAGCCGAACCAGTCCTTCAAGATCGCGTTCGACCAGGAGATCCAGCGGCTCTACGACGAGTGGGACGCCCTGGAGCGGAGGATCGCCGACGGCTCGGCCCAGCCCGCGGACGCCGCCGCGTACCGCCGTGCCACCCGCACGGCCGTCGGCGAACTCCCCCGGACACCGCGCCCGTTGCCGTACCGGACGCTCGCCTCGGTGGTGGACGTCACCACGGGGCACGGCGAGCAGACGCTGCGGATCCTGCGCGACCTCGACCCGGAGAACCCGATCAACTCCCTGGACGAGGCCCGGCCCCGGCTGGACCGCGCCGAGAACTGGATCCGCACGCAGGTGCCGGCCGAGCAGCGCACCCGGGTCCGGGAGGAGCCGGACACCGGGCTGCTGGCCTCGCTCGGGGAGACGGAGCGGGAGTCGCTGCGGCTGCTCCTGGACGGGCTGGACGAGCACTGGTCGCTCGACGGGCTGACGGCCCTGGTCTACGGGGTGCCGAAGCTGCAGGCGGGCCTCCCGGCGGACGCGAAGCCGACGCCGGAGCTGAAGGCGGCGCAGCGGTCGTTCTTCGCTCTGCTGTACAAGCTGCTGGTCGGCCGGGACACGGGGCCGCGGCTGCCGACGCTGCTGCTGGCGGTCGGCGCGGACCGGGTGCGGAAGCTGCTGGCGGCACGGGTGTAG
- the argS gene encoding arginine--tRNA ligase yields the protein MAPVPSLSATVHQRLAEALAAALPEAGAADPLLRRSDRADFQANGMLALAKKLGGNPRELAGQVVDRIPTADDADPDPVVRAIEVSGPGFLNITVADAAITSTLALRAADDRLGVPYAERPGTTVIDYSQPNVAKEMHVGHLRSTVIGDAIVQILEHRGETVVRRHHIGDWGTQFGMLIQYLIEHPHELDHASDAADATAEGEAAMSRLNRLYKASRALFDSDEAFKDRARRRVVDLQAGDEETLALWHKIVDESKIYFRGVYTKLDVEIRDEDVVGESAYNDDLHAVCRELESSGVAVRSEGALCVFFDDVKGPDGKPVPLIVQKSNGGFGYAATDLAAIRDRVGSLKADTLLYVVDARQALHFKMVFETARRAGWLPEGAARQLPFGTVLGKDGKPFKTREGETVRLVDLLDEAVDRAATVVAEKAPDLTAEEVSERAAQVGIGAVKYADLSTSLTRDYIFDLDRMVSLNGDTSVYLQYAYARIQSILRKAGTAVPKARPELPLSPAERALGLHLDEFAETLAAVAETYEPHKLAAYLYQLASAFTTFYDQCPVLKKDNSPELVENRLFFCDLTARTLRQGMALLGIRTPERL from the coding sequence ATGGCCCCGGTCCCTTCCCTTTCCGCAACCGTCCACCAGCGTCTCGCCGAGGCCCTCGCCGCCGCCCTGCCGGAGGCCGGCGCCGCCGATCCGCTGCTGCGACGGAGCGACCGGGCGGATTTCCAGGCCAACGGCATGCTGGCGCTGGCCAAGAAGCTGGGCGGCAACCCCCGGGAGCTGGCGGGGCAGGTCGTGGACCGCATCCCCACCGCGGACGACGCCGACCCGGACCCGGTCGTCCGGGCCATCGAGGTCTCCGGCCCCGGGTTCCTCAACATCACCGTCGCCGACGCGGCCATCACCTCCACGCTGGCCCTGCGCGCGGCGGACGACCGGCTGGGCGTGCCGTACGCGGAGCGCCCCGGCACCACGGTCATCGACTACTCCCAGCCCAACGTGGCCAAGGAGATGCACGTCGGCCACCTCCGCTCCACGGTGATCGGTGACGCCATCGTGCAGATCCTGGAGCACCGGGGCGAGACGGTGGTCCGGCGGCACCACATCGGCGACTGGGGCACCCAGTTCGGCATGCTCATCCAGTACCTGATCGAGCACCCGCACGAGCTGGACCACGCCTCCGACGCCGCGGACGCGACCGCCGAGGGCGAGGCCGCGATGTCCCGCCTCAACCGGCTCTACAAGGCGTCCCGCGCGCTGTTCGACTCCGACGAGGCGTTCAAGGACCGGGCCCGCCGCCGGGTGGTGGATCTCCAGGCGGGGGACGAGGAGACCCTCGCCCTCTGGCACAAGATCGTCGACGAGTCGAAGATCTACTTCCGGGGCGTCTACACCAAGCTCGACGTGGAGATTCGCGACGAGGACGTCGTCGGCGAGAGCGCCTACAACGACGATCTGCACGCGGTCTGCCGGGAACTGGAGTCCTCCGGGGTCGCCGTCCGCTCCGAGGGCGCGCTCTGCGTCTTCTTCGACGACGTGAAGGGTCCCGACGGCAAGCCGGTGCCGCTCATCGTCCAGAAGTCCAACGGCGGCTTCGGCTACGCGGCCACCGACCTCGCCGCCATCCGCGACCGCGTCGGCAGCCTCAAGGCCGACACCCTGCTGTACGTCGTGGACGCCCGGCAGGCGCTGCACTTCAAGATGGTGTTCGAGACCGCCCGCCGGGCCGGCTGGCTGCCGGAGGGCGCCGCACGGCAGCTCCCGTTCGGCACGGTCCTCGGCAAGGACGGCAAGCCGTTCAAGACCCGTGAGGGCGAGACCGTGCGCCTGGTCGACCTGCTCGACGAGGCGGTGGACCGGGCCGCGACCGTCGTCGCGGAGAAGGCCCCGGACCTGACGGCGGAGGAGGTCTCCGAGCGCGCCGCGCAGGTCGGCATCGGCGCGGTGAAGTACGCGGACCTCTCCACCTCGCTCACCCGCGACTACATCTTCGACCTGGACCGGATGGTGTCCCTGAACGGCGACACCAGCGTCTACCTGCAGTACGCCTACGCCCGTATCCAGTCCATCCTCCGCAAGGCCGGCACGGCCGTCCCGAAGGCCCGCCCCGAGCTGCCGCTGTCCCCGGCGGAGCGGGCGCTGGGGCTCCACCTGGACGAGTTCGCCGAGACGCTGGCGGCGGTCGCCGAGACGTACGAACCGCACAAGCTGGCCGCGTACCTCTACCAGCTGGCCTCCGCGTTCACCACGTTCTACGACCAGTGCCCGGTGCTGAAGAAGGACAACTCCCCGGAGCTGGTGGAGAACCGCCTCT